In the Indicator indicator isolate 239-I01 chromosome W unlocalized genomic scaffold, UM_Iind_1.1 iindW_random_scaffold_277, whole genome shotgun sequence genome, one interval contains:
- the LOC128979925 gene encoding transmembrane protein 121B-like: MHRAVSNQRSVSSSSGSFQPPPPPPLPHAADRQPLFPGGSSSGGSRRGSGSSSGSARARRPRSSTEEEEEEEEEEEDSISISKPLVPPPAAPLGGGGGGSPGRSMTAAELYGAVAAGGGAAGGGAAAGALLGPGGAAGGRRWGFQALSLVLLLGQGALLDLYLIAVTDLYWCSWIATDLVLAAGWGIFFCRNSRARRRERPPPPPGPPPPHPLLLHGPPGGRGAGGRGAGAPPRGGDFAYAHLAWLIYSIAFTPKAALILGTSILELIELRLPLGTTGFRITLALSAPLLYCLLRAIGTEGTGQLLLPPQPPPQHRAAAAFLATCLDLLDSFSLLELVLQPGRPAPLPAPLRYLLIAVYFLCLASPVLWLYELSAARPPGAARLTLHLLLPAGLLDAPLLALRCLLLLRYQQPLSLFMLKNLFFLACRGLEALETCCLLRPVATPPPAKYGPPAAAPAAAAPLAHGLSDADVGPHGYVNALAVTVPAAAAEQEEWDAPAGPSLSSSLSREQIQQRQVGAIQTTFRRLRLTLVLGKRTCPSGDRWTLSPGLRTPPDHNEEL; the protein is encoded by the exons ATGCACCGCGCTGTCTCCAACCAGCGCTCGGTCTCCTCCTCCTCGGGCTCCTTCCagccgccgccaccgccgccgctgccgcacGCCGCCGACCGGCAGCCTCTCTTCCCGGGGGGTTCCAGCAGCGGCGGCAGCCGGCGGGGCTCGGGGTCGAGCTCAGGCTCGGCGCGAGCCCGCCGCCCCCGCAGCAGcaccgaggaggaggaggaggaggaagaggaggaggaggacagcaTCAGCATCAGCAAGCCCCTGGtgccgccgcccgccgccccgCT cggaggcggcggcggcgggagccCGGGCCGCAGCATGACGGCGGCGGAGCTGTACGGGGCGGtggcggcgggcggcggggcggcgggcggcggggcggcggcgggggcaCTGCTGGGGCCCGGAggggcggcgggcgggcggcgcTGGGGCTTCCAGGCGCtgtccctggtgctgctgctggggcaaggCGCGCTGCTGGACCTCTACCTGATCGCCGTAACCGACCTATACTGGTGCAGCTGGATCGCCACCGATCTGGTGCTGGCGGCCGGCTGGGGCATCTTCTTCTGCCGTAACAGCCGGGCGCGCCGCCGGGAGCGGCCCCCGCCGCCCCccgggccgccgccgccgcaccCGCTGCTGCTGCACGGCCCCCCCGGCGGCCGCGGGGCCGGGGGCCGCGGGGCCGGAGCCCCCCCCCGCGGCGGCGACTTCGCCTACGCGCACCTCGCCTGGCTCATCTACTCCATCGCCTTCACGCCCAAGGCGGCGCTGATCCTGGGCACCTCCATCCTGGAGCTGATCGAGCTGCGCCTGCCGCTCGGCACCACCGGGTTCCGCATCACGCTGGCGCTCTCCGCCCCGCTGCTGTACTGCCTGCTCAGGGCCATCGGCACCgagggcacagggcagctgctcctgccgccgcagccgccgccgcagcaccgcgccgccgccgccttcCTAGCCACCTGCCTCGACCTGCTCgacagcttctccctgctggagctggtgctgcagcCCGGGCGGCCGGCGCCGCTGCCCGCCCCGCTGCGCTACCTCCTTATCGCCGTCTACTTCCTCTGCCTGGCCTCGCCGGTGCTGTGGCTCTACGAGCTCAGCGCCGCCCGACCCCCCGGCGCTGCCCGCCTCACCCTCCACCTCTTGCTGCCCGCCGGGCTGCTGGACGCCCCGCTCCTGGCGCTccgctgcctcctgctcctgcgCTACCAGCAGCCGCTCTCCCTCTTCAtgctgaagaacctcttcttcctggccTGTCGCGGCCTGGAGGCACTGGAGACCTGCTGCCTCCTCCGCCCCGTCGCTACCCCGCCGCCCGCCAAATACGgcccccccgccgccgcccccgccgccgccgccccgctgGCCCACGGTCTCTCCGACGCCGACGTGGGCCCCCACGGGTATGTGAACGCCTTGGCAGTCACC GTTCCTGCCGCCGCGGCCGAGCAGGAAGAATGGGACGCCCCGGCCGGACCCTcgctctcctcctccctttcccgCGAACAAATCCAGCAGCGGCAGGTCGGCGCAATCCAGACTACCTTCAGGAGGCTTCGGCTGACGCTCGTCCTCGGAAAACGCACCTGCCCTTC CGGGGACCGGTGGACTTTGTCCCCTGGTTTGAGAACTCCTCCTGACCACAACGAGGAGCTGTGA